CAATTTCTCTTTGGAGATGATAGCCATCATTGAATGAAGTTTAAAATATTAATCTTTGAACGTTTATCGACAGGATAGTCTTTCCATCCTCCATGGTATTTCAAACAAGCCTCTTATTAGTTTCAAGCAAATGTCATTGTACGTTTTACCTATCCAATTGAACTTAAAGGTCAAGCTGTTATTGAGATGTATCGTAAGTAAGATGTATTGTAAGATCAATAACAGTAAGATGTATTGTAAGATCAATGACAGTAAGATGTATTGTAAGATCAATGACAGTAAGACGTATTGTAAGACCAATGACAGTAAGATGTCTTGTAAGATCAATGGCATCTTGAGGTGGTTCGATTTTTGAATGGTGTGAATTCCGGTACAAACATACAGTGATAAAATTATAATGTTGTGCTCCGATGTACATTATACACACAGACATCGACGTAAAGTAGAATGGGACagaaattcaatttattttccaACACTTCATCCTTCACTCTAAATATAATTTAACTCAGTTGAGTGAATAACGAATTTCAAGCAGATATTTtgaatttaaaggcaccggacactactggtttttactcaaaataatttgtagcatTAAAACTAACTTGAACGATCAATGGCGaactattgatagtataaaacggctccatctgaagtaacgtagtttttgagaaagaagtaatttttcaaaacagttattgaattgaaatcgagatctcagctgaggtcttgaattcaagcatctgaaagcacatcacaacttgtgcgacaatggtgtttttcttccattattctctcaatttcgacgaccaattgagttcaaattttcacaggtttgttattttatgcatgttgggatacaccgagcgagaatactggtctttgcatggcaataccaaaggtgtccagttgcctttaaattatttatttacagtgtTGTCATGTGTGATGAAGTAATGCGTCAACATTACACAAAATGTAGCGATGCATCAGTTTATGCAGTCCAAACTATAGGTTGTTTTCTCCCTGAATGTCATTTACCTAAGGCCAACCATTTAATGTAGCGATGCATCAGTTTATGCAGTCCAAACTATAGGTTGTTTTCTCCCTGAATGTCATTTACCTAAGGCCAACCATTTGATGGACATCATGAAGGCCTGTCTCATTTCCTTCCAGAGAATCAATATTAATCACGCTAGGAGTATCTCTCAGAAATATAATCTTTCTCAAGACAGGGCGTTTTATAAACATTCTTAAAAAGAAAGATGGTTTAGAAGCAACACAATATTGACTAATAAAATATTGATGGTGGTGGCTTGTTTGTCTTACTTCGTCAAGCCGCCCATTGTTCGCTCACGAAAAACTGTGGAAAtaagccaaacaaaataaacataataaaGGTCGTTTTTAGCGGTAAGCTGAAAGGCTACTATGCCCGAACTCAGTGACACACGAATATTCAATCGAATATTTAATCATTCAGTCTACTTATCTTAAAATTATCATCTTATATAACCTCGAAAACTACCCCGAACCGACATAATTTGTCACTAAGGTTACAAACAATGATGTCAGGATTAGCAATttgataaattaaaaaacaaaccatcaCGATCAATCGCTTTTTCCCCCGAGTCTATAGAGCCACGTTTCAGTTCCACAAACGCGATCATAATGAATTGCGTTCTACCCTgaaccttaaaaaaaataaaatacaaataaaaacaatataacaTGTTCAGGGATGCGAAAAGTTCGTAGCTACAtttgaaatacaaaaataagcTTTTTGTGTTGTACCGACCCAGCCCAACCTAACCCAGCCCAACCTACACTAAACCCACACACCCACCGATCATTCACCCAATCCACCCCCAAAACACCACAACCTACCCCAAaaaatggaggaaggaaattccTCCATCACTCATGCCCAAACCAAacgtctgggggggggggatgagaTATAAGTATATAAACCAATTACTATTTACATGcccttttgtttttgtgtctGCAGGTGCATTTACAGTGTCTCCTTTATCGAGGAAGCTTGATACATTCGATGAGTACTTTCACTCTCTCAACACAACCAGCAAGAATCCCTGGCTCCTAGAGTTTCTAGAGACTTACACTGACTGCTCATCAACGGATACAGGGAACCAGAGTTGTGATAGACCGGGACTGATTGGTCAAGCAGATGACGGTCAAGCATCTCATGAAACTCTAGTAATTGATTCAGTCTTTACTTTTGCTTATGCTCTCGATAAAATGCGACGAGATAGATGCCCTGGTGATGTGACAGGACTATGTCCCAATATGACTGACATTGACGGTGATTCCTTGTTGGAATACCTTCTTGATACACAGTTTCAAAGTCTGGCTAATGGTTGGATTAGTTTTACAGATGAAGGGAATATGTATGGAAGGTATGCCGTCAATCACCTACAGGGTAATAACTCAACAGGAAAGTTTAGCTTTCTGCGTGTTGGAGAGTGGAGACAATCCATAGATCCAACCAAACCTAATTTAAGAATAGGGACAGATGTCCCTTGGTATTTATGGGAAGGAGCATCCATTAACAATGAGACTGGTATCCCAAGATCAGTATGTAGCTTCCCTTGCCAACCTGGAGAGAAAATCAACCGTATTCCAGACAACCTGTGCTGCTGGACCTGCACCCCTTGTGAACAATCCGAGATCGTAGTGAATAACGGTACCCAATGCGAGTCTTGTATTGATATAGACATTAAGAAGTTTAGTTGGCCTAATGAAGACCAATCAGCTTGCGTTGATATCCCTTCTGACTTCATCCTTAGTGATCAACCATGGGCTATTACTATTCTAAGTGTAGCTTCCATATGTGTAGCAGCTACTATCTTCGTCATGGGTATCTATATCCGTAATCAAGAGATGCCACTTATTAAAGCATCAAGTCGGGAGCTTAGTTACATCATCTTCATTGGCATCATCATGTCTTACGTCACAGCTATCTTCTTCTCTGTGGCACCTTCTCCTTTCGTTTGCGTCCTCCGACGTCTTGGACCAAACATCGCCACATCTCTCATCTATGCGTCCATAGCAACCAAGACAATCAGACTCTATCGTATATTCAGAGCATCTAAGAAGTCAGCAAAGAGACCTAACTACATCGGATCCATGTTTCAAGTTGCATTGTCGCTTATCGTCACAGCTCTAGCGGTGAGTAGAAAACTTAATTACCTCaacctttttcaaaaaagtatAAGACGTTCCAAACTAATTGGTTCGCcgatttacaaacaaaacaaaacaatatggtTCAATGTCTTGATTCGTTTTCAGTTTTAATTTCAGATCAAACACATAAGTTTTAAGTGGTTTGTTTGTTGAAGTTAAAGATCGTTACAGTTATAATAACTGTAATAGCAGAACGACTACAATACCATCAAGACAAAATGTTTGATTGTGACAATGATTGTTATTCACTACAATATACAAGTGCATGATTTCAGCAGCGGAGTAATTATTCATCTGATTTGTCTTGTATCTTGTATTCAGGTTATTTGGACCGTTGTGTGGATTTGTGTGGATCCACCTAAAGTAGTTCCCGAGATGCCGAATGAGAAAGAGAATAAGCTTCAAGTAACATGTCATCTTAATATCATTGAGACTGTTGGTGTGATGATATGGGATGTAGCTCTCGTTATTGTCTGTTGTATCTTTGCATTTATGACCCGGAAACTTCCAGAGAATTACAACGAAACACGCTTCATAACATTTTGCAGTTTCTGCACCTTAGTGGTTTTCGTCACCTTCTCACCAATTTACTTCACATCACGTGAGCCGTACTACCAAGCTAGCTACTACTCTGCTGGTCTTATCATCAATGCTACAGTAACTCTTACATGCCTCTTTGCAGTTAAAATCTACGCTTTGTACTTCGTAGATGAAGATGAGATGAACATCTTCACACAGACACGTCTTCGAGCTAATACCAAGACAGCTTCGACTCGTGGCATGCCACCACCTAACATTACTTCATCGACAACTCAGAATGAAGTTCATTCAAACCCAACGTATGTAACAGAAGCAGAAAAATATACATCAATGCCAATGGAAAGCAAGTCCAACCCTGACGTCAATAGGAATGAACCTAGGGGTAATCGATACAGAAGTTGTTCAAGTAACAGTAGCAAAGGTCTCAATAAACCTACTAACTCCACAGGCGTTATGGAAAGACTTAGTCGACCAAATAAGGTGGACCCTGATACGTCAAAGTTACGTCATAACGACAGCCAAACTCAACGTGCAAATGGTGTAACATCACCTGATCAAATTGCGGCAGCTAGTCCAGATACAAAAGTCATATTTAATCCCGATGTGGTTGAATTTGATACCCATATGTAAACCTTACGGCTTCATAAGTAGATTACTTCTACAAAAGGACACTTTTATGAAAGCTACATTAAGGCCTACTAACCTTATACCGTTCATATTGTAAACATTGCACAATACATCCCTATACGAAACACTAGACACGCAACCTTGATGTGACTTTGTGTGTTGGTGGTACAAGTCAAAAAAAGAACAGACAAAACCCAAGAGTATTGTAGCTGTTCAAATTGATTTCACCCTCCAATGCACTTTTTGCATCGAAATTTAAACTAATTATAGTTTTGATTAACCCAGTGCAATCCCGTACACTTTAATTCGTTTAGTTTACTGTTGTGATGTAAATATATAACGGTAATGTTGGTGAGTACAATTGCACAgcaacattttgtcttttttgttttcctctccaAATGTTTTCATTCTGGTACTCATTCTAATCAGTTTGATATACATTTGGGGGATTTTGTGGGCGTGTTTCCGAAAAACAAACGTGTTGTACCGAAACAAGAAGTTCAgaaagtattattttttgtatggaATGATACAAGTAATAAATCCAAGGCTGAACTTGACTTTATCTTTATGGAATGATACAAGTAATAAATCCGAGGCTGAACTTGACTTTATCTTTAATGatatattttgtgtaaataattattgtctttAAGTTCATTTGTCGTTACTGGTTATGACGTATTTATTTAATGGACAGTGTGAATTTAAGTTGCTTCAATTTATCACATTTTTGTCTTTCGTATTACAATGGTGTCaatagagctgacaaaatatttACGGCAAAAGTTATTTCCTTTTTGAGTGAATGGATTTTATTTAAGGCGTAAATGAAGTGCGGGGTGATTAATTGGACATCAGTGATAGAGACGTGCACTtcattgtaacaaaaaacacgatTAGAAAAATTTATTATTTCGTCAGGAAAAATAACTTGTTGTCAATTATTGATAACATATTTAACAATACTGAATGTTATAGGTAGCCTTTCGGTTTGTCATTTCCAAACCCATTGGTAAAGACAATTATAATAGGTTGATGAACAGTAACAACGATAAGAGAATTTTACATTAtactatttgttattgttaacgGAATAAACAGCGTTAGAGTGTACAAGTTGTTATaagtatatttatttaaattgctGGCCATATTTCAGCGATATGTAATGATTACTCATTAAGATCTGACAACATAATTCGTTGTCAGCATCGttaatttaacaattattttagaaCTCGCTTACTCAGTAGAACAAAGTTGTTGCTTTGCCGCATGTTTTAGCCTAGCTTTGTTCAACTCTACAAAATAAAGTAAGAACTTGCGCAATTAACCATCCACAATTCATACGGTTTGAAAACGTGATACTTTCTTAGTTGGATAATGTTTATACTTGTAtggatggattgcacatgacgtcactgaCCGCCATCTTTAATAAACGATGCCAACGTGCGCACATGATGCGCTCTCTGCGCATGACCATCAGCAAATGGTAGCCTTGCACGCGCGCACATTTCACCAAGGGGATCATTCACCTAACAATGTAACTGCGTAAGCGACAAATAATGCTatgtaataaacaaataattaatgtaGCTTCAGGTAAAAATAGTGAACATTACTAAAGAACTTCTTTAACCATTTCAAACTCAAAAGACAAATAAATGCACCAAGAAGACATCTCAACAAAAGTAATCTTAAATTGGACGAGATACAAGCTATGCCGGACTGTGACTATGACGTTATAGCCAAAGCAAGTAaatttcattcaattcaatttcatctatttgtatttgtaattatttttatttatctatttctATTTTATTTCCTAAGTTTCAATCATGGTTTAATCGGATTATATACAAAGTACAGAAAAGTTTGATGAAATTACAATATTGAGCCAATTTGACGGAAACAGCTTTCCAAAGTCGCATTCACGCTGAACAGTTAAATTAAGTTAATATTCAAATCGCACAGCTACACAACAATGTCTAG
Above is a window of Asterias rubens chromosome 11, eAstRub1.3, whole genome shotgun sequence DNA encoding:
- the LOC117296753 gene encoding metabotropic glutamate receptor 3-like, with product MVHQKHIASSSPCFILLIILHLISFSGVCSYSGIHYTRRGDLNIGGLVPLHHYDEKNQQCGTLRTLGALKRLEAIVFAVDWINSNTSLLPDINLGFEIFDTCSSNAVTLRDCLNFIPPQRWTGNCSSCNTSDPCPENLPPIVGVVGAQRSGSSVQAAILLGLYQIPQVSYLSTSDELNNVYRYPYFLRTVGPDSFQVAAIVDILVEYGWNYVSFINSDDTYGKSAQQEFRKRAQELKICTAITRTVSLYATDKTFDELVDELLTLQTKSHAIVVILFVQLEMAKDIFDSATRAGANRRFIWIGSDGWGNYGDDAVKGNENATLVSVKEKSFTKDGDLIIGGLLPLHHPKPFNAHECGGIRSITALKELEAMVYAINFIDNNDTILPGVHLGFDIRDTCFSESITLRSALNFIPAYRCNDSHQSIVGVVGARRSSSSVQAALLFSLFKIPQISYLSTSDVLSNKYRFPFFMRTVSPDVLQVAAIYDILLEFDWTYISFISSDDVYGQNGQKEFRLRSIGSPICTATYHTVSVFNDKTVFDKVIGELMELQEDTTSVVVVLFVDILLARRIFASADNMGAKRRFIWVGSDGWSNYGDLAIDGYEQVTAGAFTVSPLSRKLDTFDEYFHSLNTTSKNPWLLEFLETYTDCSSTDTGNQSCDRPGLIGQADDGQASHETLVIDSVFTFAYALDKMRRDRCPGDVTGLCPNMTDIDGDSLLEYLLDTQFQSLANGWISFTDEGNMYGRYAVNHLQGNNSTGKFSFLRVGEWRQSIDPTKPNLRIGTDVPWYLWEGASINNETGIPRSVCSFPCQPGEKINRIPDNLCCWTCTPCEQSEIVVNNGTQCESCIDIDIKKFSWPNEDQSACVDIPSDFILSDQPWAITILSVASICVAATIFVMGIYIRNQEMPLIKASSRELSYIIFIGIIMSYVTAIFFSVAPSPFVCVLRRLGPNIATSLIYASIATKTIRLYRIFRASKKSAKRPNYIGSMFQVALSLIVTALAVIWTVVWICVDPPKVVPEMPNEKENKLQVTCHLNIIETVGVMIWDVALVIVCCIFAFMTRKLPENYNETRFITFCSFCTLVVFVTFSPIYFTSREPYYQASYYSAGLIINATVTLTCLFAVKIYALYFVDEDEMNIFTQTRLRANTKTASTRGMPPPNITSSTTQNEVHSNPTYVTEAEKYTSMPMESKSNPDVNRNEPRGNRYRSCSSNSSKGLNKPTNSTGVMERLSRPNKVDPDTSKLRHNDSQTQRANGVTSPDQIAAASPDTKVIFNPDVVEFDTHM